One Thermicanus aegyptius DSM 12793 DNA segment encodes these proteins:
- the pnpS gene encoding two-component system histidine kinase PnpS produces MKSLRFRLTAGLILMIGLLLFALAIYNGRVLEETVMNQLEVRLEKEANLLAKSVDWPALFLRLDTLNSELRRFSSADDVRITLISPTGEVLGDSHADYKKMGNHANREEILQAKESGLGKSIRWSDTMGERLIYVAIPLERGGERIGYLRLAYSVEQIKRVVYRGWIAQGVVFLVALSLFSLLSSRLAGNISRPIEKMTKVARDIMKRKFGTTVQVEGTGEIADLSRAINFMSVSLEQQVKKISEDEKRFNDVMRNMVSGVILVNEKGRIRLANRAVSIMLGIEEEEMIGHLHIEAIKNFALSQLIDRVFEKKEKVRGEINIYYPEERVLDINIAPLFSDDEHLSGAVLVLHDITDIRRLERVRSEFVANASHELKTPVTSIKGFAETLLDGAMYEEESLKSFLTIIYNESERLQRLIQDILDLSKIEQKKLPLELKKFSIYSLIEEIVPNVRREIEKKGIKFRNEIPPHLLIEADFDRTKQIFLNLIQNAIQYTPDGGEISVTAVEGKEGVTVQVADTGIGIPAKDLSRIFERFYRVDKARSRHSGGTGLGLAIVKHLVESHQGKIWVESEEGKGSRFYVLFPGKREEQHLPIFP; encoded by the coding sequence CCTGTTGCTCTTCGCCCTTGCCATTTACAATGGGAGAGTGTTGGAAGAGACCGTGATGAATCAATTGGAGGTTCGGTTGGAAAAGGAGGCGAATCTCTTAGCAAAGAGCGTCGATTGGCCGGCGCTCTTTCTCCGTTTAGATACCCTCAATTCGGAGCTGAGGCGGTTCTCATCGGCCGACGATGTTCGCATTACCCTGATCTCTCCAACCGGGGAGGTGTTGGGGGATTCCCATGCGGATTACAAAAAAATGGGCAACCATGCGAATCGGGAAGAGATCCTACAGGCAAAAGAGAGCGGATTAGGGAAATCGATCCGATGGAGCGATACGATGGGGGAGCGATTGATCTATGTGGCAATCCCCCTGGAGCGGGGGGGAGAGAGGATCGGTTATCTCCGCCTTGCCTATTCCGTAGAGCAGATCAAAAGAGTGGTTTATCGGGGTTGGATCGCCCAAGGAGTGGTTTTTCTCGTCGCCCTCTCTCTTTTCTCGCTTCTTAGCTCCCGTCTGGCTGGAAACATAAGCAGGCCGATCGAAAAAATGACGAAAGTGGCTAGGGATATTATGAAGCGTAAATTTGGGACCACCGTCCAAGTGGAGGGAACCGGAGAAATCGCCGATCTTTCCAGGGCCATTAACTTTATGTCGGTCAGTCTGGAACAGCAAGTGAAAAAGATATCGGAAGATGAAAAACGCTTTAATGATGTGATGAGAAACATGGTGAGCGGTGTCATCCTGGTCAACGAAAAAGGGAGGATTCGGCTTGCCAACCGGGCGGTTTCCATTATGCTGGGGATCGAGGAGGAGGAGATGATCGGCCACCTCCACATTGAGGCGATTAAGAACTTCGCATTAAGCCAGTTGATTGATCGGGTTTTCGAAAAAAAAGAGAAAGTCCGGGGAGAAATCAATATCTATTACCCGGAAGAGAGGGTATTAGACATCAATATTGCCCCTCTTTTTAGCGACGATGAGCATTTAAGCGGTGCCGTGCTGGTTCTCCATGATATTACCGACATCCGGCGTCTGGAGCGGGTTCGTAGTGAATTCGTGGCCAACGCATCCCATGAGTTAAAGACGCCGGTCACCTCCATCAAAGGATTTGCAGAGACCCTTTTGGATGGGGCGATGTATGAAGAAGAGAGTTTAAAGTCTTTTCTTACGATTATTTATAACGAAAGCGAGAGACTGCAAAGGCTGATCCAGGATATCCTTGATCTTTCGAAAATTGAACAAAAAAAATTGCCGTTGGAGTTGAAAAAATTCTCCATTTATAGTTTAATCGAAGAAATAGTTCCTAATGTGCGAAGGGAGATCGAAAAGAAAGGAATTAAATTCCGGAATGAAATCCCACCCCATCTCCTGATAGAAGCAGATTTTGATCGGACAAAGCAGATCTTTTTAAATCTCATCCAGAACGCAATTCAGTACACGCCGGATGGGGGGGAGATCTCGGTGACTGCCGTGGAAGGGAAGGAAGGGGTAACGGTTCAAGTGGCGGACACCGGAATCGGAATTCCTGCGAAGGATCTCTCCCGCATCTTTGAACGCTTTTATCGTGTGGATAAAGCGCGCTCCCGTCACTCGGGAGGAACGGGTTTGGGTCTTGCCATAGTGAAGCATCTGGTAGAATCTCACCAAGGAAAAATCTGGGTGGAAAGCGAAGAAGGAAAGGGGTCAAGGTTTTACGTATTATTTCCCGGGAAAAGAGAAGAGCAACACCTGCCTATTTTTCCCTGA
- the phoU gene encoding phosphate signaling complex protein PhoU: MVRRRQFDEQLEDLHRDLVAMGTLVEEAIHKSLKSVIEKDIALAERVIADDARINDLELKIEKGCFSTIALQQPLGSDLRRIGTMLKVSTDIERMGDHAVTIAKAAIRLQREIYVKPLVDIPKLGELVKKMVREALTAYISGDVEEARRIAKGDDEVDHLYRLIITDAIDIMSSNEKLANQGSQFLFIAQALERIADHVTNVCEWINYMKTGEIKEFNN, encoded by the coding sequence ATGGTAAGGAGAAGACAATTTGATGAACAATTGGAAGACCTTCATCGGGATCTTGTAGCGATGGGGACACTGGTGGAAGAGGCGATCCATAAATCTCTCAAATCGGTGATCGAAAAGGATATCGCTCTCGCAGAGCGCGTGATTGCAGATGATGCCCGGATTAATGACCTGGAATTAAAGATAGAAAAGGGATGTTTCTCCACCATCGCACTTCAGCAGCCCTTAGGCAGCGATCTGCGCCGGATCGGAACCATGTTAAAAGTGTCAACCGATATTGAACGGATGGGAGATCATGCGGTAACCATTGCAAAGGCGGCGATTCGCTTGCAGCGGGAAATCTATGTGAAACCGCTGGTAGATATTCCGAAACTGGGAGAGCTGGTAAAAAAGATGGTGCGTGAAGCGTTGACCGCTTATATTTCAGGAGATGTAGAGGAGGCGAGAAGAATCGCCAAGGGGGATGACGAGGTAGACCATCTCTACCGGCTCATCATCACAGATGCCATCGACATCATGTCAAGCAATGAAAAACTTGCCAACCAAGGATCCCAATTCCTCTTTATCGCCCAGGCGCTGGAGCGAATTGCCGATCATGTCACCAATGTATGTGAATGGATCAATTACATGAAAACCGGAGAAATCAAGGAGTTCAATAATTGA